A stretch of the Musa acuminata AAA Group cultivar baxijiao chromosome BXJ2-7, Cavendish_Baxijiao_AAA, whole genome shotgun sequence genome encodes the following:
- the LOC135617699 gene encoding protein ZINC INDUCED FACILITATOR-LIKE 1-like produces the protein MAENTEPLLKRKVYFDGCPGCKQDRRKEASSGIPYKEFFYVWIITLCTALPISSLFPFIYFMIRDLHVAKREEDIGFYAGFVGASFMFGRALTSLFWGVVADRYGRKPVILLGIFSVTIFNTLFGLSTSYWMAITTRLLLGSLNGLLGPIKAYSIEVCRQEHQALGLSLVTTAWGIGLIVGPALGGFFAQPAEKYPEIFSQDSLFGRFPYFLPCLCISLFAVCVLIGSLWLPETLHKHDSKKKGETTIEDVETPYSSDSKGHTDKDEESDTQPKANLFKNWPLMSSVIVYCIFSLHDMAYTEIFSLWAVSDKSYGGLSFSSQDVGEVLAISGFGLLVFQILLYPRIEKLLGPVSSLRVASVLAVPLLAAYPFMSKLSGLQLTLIVNCASLLKNVLSVMIVIGLFILQNNAVSQEQRGAANGIAMTAMSFFKAIAPAAGGAIFSWAQKRQHASFFPGDQMVFLILNVVELMGLLFSFKPFLIEPSK, from the exons CATTGCCCATATCATCGTTGTTTCCTTTCATATATTTCATG ATAAGGGACTTGCATGTCgccaaaagagaagaagatattggGTTTTATGCAGGTTTTGTTG GAGCTTCATTTATGTTTGGAAGAGCCTTAACTTCCTTATTCTGGGGTGTAGTTGCCGATCGATATGGAAGGAAACCTGTTATACTTCTTGGCATCTTCTCTGT GACCATTTTTAACACTCTGTTTGGGCTGAGTACAAGTTACTGGATGGCAATCACAACAAGATTACTTCTTGGATCACTAAATGGTCTGCTTGGCCCGATAAAG GCTTATTCTATAGAAGTTTGTAGACAAGAACATCAAGCTCTTGGGTTATCACTA GTGACCACAGCATGGGGCATAGGTTTGATAGTTGGGCCAGCACTTGGAGGCTTCTTTGCTCAG CCTGCAGAAAAATATCCCGAGATATTTTCCCAAGATTCCTTATTTGGAAG GTTTCCATACTTCTTGCCTTGCCTTTGTATATCACTCTTTGCGGTCTGCGTTCTTATAGGTTCTTTATGGCTTCCA GAGACATTGCATAAGCAcgattcaaaaaaaaaaggagaaacaacAATTGAAGATGTGGAGACTCCATATAGCTCTGATTCAAAAGGTCATACCGATAAGGATGAAGAAAGTGATACACAACCAAAGGCAAACCTATTCAAGAATTGGCCATTGATGTCATCTGTCATTGTTTATTGTATATTTTCCCTTCATGACATGGCTTACACTGAG ATATTCTCTTTATGGGCTGTTAGTGACAAAAGCTATGGAGGATTGAGCTTTTCATCTCAAGATGTTGGTGAGGTGCTTGCTATTTCAG GTTTTGGTCTTCTTGTATTCCAAATTCTTCTTTATCCTCGAATTGAGAAACTCCTAGGACCCGTCAGCTCACTGCGTGTTGCTTCA GTTTTAGCTGTACCTTTGCTTGCTGCTTATCCCTTTATGTCGAAACTATCAGGACTTCAACTCACTTTGATAGTGAATTGTGCATCCTTGCTAAAGAATGTTCTTTCA GTGATGATCGTAATTGGATTGTTCATTTTGCAAAACAATGCTGTG TCTCAAGAACAAAGAGGAGCTGCAAATGGCATAGCTATGACTGCAATGTCTTTTTTTAAAGCAATCGCTCCAGCAGCTGGTGGTGCTAT ATTTTCCTGGGCACAAAAGCGCCAACATGCTTCCTTCTTTCCAG GTGATCAAATGGTCTTCTTGATCTTGAACGTGGTTGAGCTGATGggtcttctcttctccttcaaacCTTTTCTAATTGAACCCAGCAAGTAG
- the LOC135617700 gene encoding uncharacterized protein LOC135617700 isoform X1 — MANARRISVGLQPQPVSETPPPPPLSLSSPSPSPAAAAVSSVAVFLKRPSAFPLLLSVFVLLTWVFLRLEHPASAGLRSSLSSGLSSSSSRSGTGPVDGADSDANLVRFSSVEFPSKIARDWRGWLMDPVTAAREARLRGRASKCASVHVGQIQPGGLRGNHRHHTCNETFIIWGADTKFRLENPNVKDKGYAEVTIRYDEVALATSPSGTAHAIINVDRVRSTFLLGCQDSLIKTNASTTDYNVWKDL, encoded by the exons ATGGCCAACGCTCGAAGGATCAGCGTCGGACTCCAACCCCAGCCAGTCTCCGAGACCCCACCTCCTCCCCCGCTGTCGCTTTCCTCTCCCTCCCCTtcgcccgccgccgccgccgtctccTCCGTCGCCGTCTTCTTGAAGCGGCCCTCCGCCTTCCCCCTGCTGCTCTCCGTCTTCGTCCTCCTCACCTGGGTCTTCCTCCGGCTCGAGCACCCGGCCTCGGCCGGCCTCCGCTCCTCCCTCTCCTCCGGCTTGTCCTCGTCTTCTTCTCGATCCGGGACAGGGCCGGTCGATGGGGCCGATTCGGATGCCAACCTCGTGAGATTTAGCTCCGTGGAGTTCCCCTCGAAGATCGCTAGGGATTGGCGGGGGTGGCTGATGGACCCCGTTACCGCTGCGCGAGAGGCTCGACTGCGTG GAAGAGCGTCAAAGTGTGCTTCAGTCCATGTGGGTCAGATCCAACCAGGTGGTTTAAGAGGCAATCACCGGCATCACACCTGCAATGAGACGTTCATCATTTGGGGTGCAGACACAAAGTTTAGG TTGGAGAACCCTAATGTGAAAGACAAGGGCTATGCAGAAGTCACCATTCGATATGATGAAGTTGCGTTAGCCACGAGTCCAAGTGGGACCGCACATGCTATAATTAATGTCGATCGTGTGCGGTCCACTTTTCTATTGGGCTGTCAAGACAGTTTAATAAAAACCAATGCATCAACTACTGATTATAATGTGTGGAAAGACCTTTGA
- the LOC135617700 gene encoding uncharacterized protein LOC135617700 isoform X2, producing MANARRISVGLQPQPVSETPPPPPLSLSSPSPSPAAAAVSSVAVFLKRPSAFPLLLSVFVLLTWVFLRLEHPASAGLRSSLSSGLSSSSSRSGTGPVDGADSDANLVRFSSVEFPSKIARDWRGWLMDPVTAAREARLRGRASKCASVHVGQIQPGGLRGNHRHHTCNETFIIWGADTKFRLENPNVKDKGYAEVTIRYDEVALATSPLFYWAVKTV from the exons ATGGCCAACGCTCGAAGGATCAGCGTCGGACTCCAACCCCAGCCAGTCTCCGAGACCCCACCTCCTCCCCCGCTGTCGCTTTCCTCTCCCTCCCCTtcgcccgccgccgccgccgtctccTCCGTCGCCGTCTTCTTGAAGCGGCCCTCCGCCTTCCCCCTGCTGCTCTCCGTCTTCGTCCTCCTCACCTGGGTCTTCCTCCGGCTCGAGCACCCGGCCTCGGCCGGCCTCCGCTCCTCCCTCTCCTCCGGCTTGTCCTCGTCTTCTTCTCGATCCGGGACAGGGCCGGTCGATGGGGCCGATTCGGATGCCAACCTCGTGAGATTTAGCTCCGTGGAGTTCCCCTCGAAGATCGCTAGGGATTGGCGGGGGTGGCTGATGGACCCCGTTACCGCTGCGCGAGAGGCTCGACTGCGTG GAAGAGCGTCAAAGTGTGCTTCAGTCCATGTGGGTCAGATCCAACCAGGTGGTTTAAGAGGCAATCACCGGCATCACACCTGCAATGAGACGTTCATCATTTGGGGTGCAGACACAAAGTTTAGG TTGGAGAACCCTAATGTGAAAGACAAGGGCTATGCAGAAGTCACCATTCGATATGATGAAGTTGCGTTAGCCACGA GTCCACTTTTCTATTGGGCTGTCAAGACAGTTTAA
- the LOC135617701 gene encoding calmodulin-3-like, producing the protein MAEQLTDDQIAEFKEAFSLFDKDGDGCITTKELGTVMRSLGQNPTEAELQDMINEVDADGNGTIDFPEFLNLMARKMKDTDSEEELREAFRVFDKDQNGFISAAELRHVMTNLGEKLTDEEVDEMIREADVDGDGQINYDEFVKVMMAK; encoded by the exons ATGGCGGAGCAGTTGACGGACGACCAGATCGCGGAGTTCAAGGAGGCCTTCAGCCTCTTCGACAAGGATGGAGACG GTTGCATCACGACCAAGGAGCTTGGAACTGTGATGCGATCACTGGGACAGAATCCTACAGAGGCAGAGCTACAGGACATGATCAATGAGGTTGATGCAGATGGTAATGGAACTATTGATTTTCCAGAGTTCTTAAATCTGATGGCACGCAAGATGAAGGACACCGACTCAGAGGAGGAACTTAGGGAGGCTTTCCGAGTGTTTGACAAGGATCAGAATGGGTTCATCTCAGCAGCTGAGCTTCGTCATGTCATGACCAATCTCGGAGAGAAGCTGACTGATGAGGAGGTTGATGAGATGATTCGTGAAGCTGATGTTGATGGTGATGGTCAGATCAACTATGACGAGTTTGTCAAAGTCATGATGGCCAAGTGA
- the LOC103992468 gene encoding CBL-interacting protein kinase 32 isoform X2 — translation MNTTKVKRRVGKYELGRTIGEGTFAKVKFARNVETGEPVAIKILDKEKVLKHKLVEQIKREIATMKLIKHPNVVRIYEVMGSKTKIFIVLEFVTGGELFDKIANHGRMREDEARRYFQQLINAVDYCHSRGVYHRDLKPENLLLDAYGNLKVSDFGLSALSQQVRDDGLFHTTCGTPNYVAPEVLNDRGYDGATADLWSCGVILFVLLAGYLPFEDSNLMILYNKISAADFTCPPWLSFGAMRLLARILDPNPMTRITIPEILEDDWFKKGYKPPVFKEKYETSLDDVDAVFKDAEEHHVIEKKEEQPTTMNAFELISMSKGLDLGNLFDTQQEFKRETRFTSTCPANEIISKIEEAAKPLGFDVQKKNYKMRLENVKAGRKGNLKVATEVFQVAPSLHMVEFYKNLSNSLKDVVWIPEEDVKDQAAQSKNT, via the exons ATGAACACGACTAAGGTGAAGCGTCGAGTGGGTAAATATGAACTCGGACGTACAATTGGGGAAGGAACATTTGCAAAAGTTAAATTTGCGAGGAACGTTGAGACCGGGGAACCGGTTGCTATCAAGATCCTTGACAAGGAGAAGGTTCTCAAGCACAAGCTGGTTGAACAG ATTAAGCGTGAAATTGCCACGATGAAGTTAATAAAGCATCCTAATGTTGTTCGCATATATGAG GTGATGGGGAGCAAAACAAAGATCTTCATTGTACTTGAATTTGTTACAGGGGGAGAGCTCTTTGACAAAATA GCAAACCACGGTCGCATGAGGGAGGATGAGGCACGAAGATATTTCCAACAACTAATCAATGCTGTCGATTACTGCCACAGCAGGGGAGTCTACCACCGAGATCTCAAA CCAGAAAACTTACTACTTGATGCTTATGGTAACCTGAAAGTTTCAGACTTTGGATTAAGTGCTCTATCACAGCAAGTCAGG GATGATGGCTTGTTTCATACTACTTGTGGCACTCCAAATTATGTTGCTCCAGAG GTTCTCAATGACAGAGGCTATGATGGAGCAACCGCAGATTTGTGGTCATGTGGAGTCATCCTATTTGTTCTACTAGCAGGGTACTTGCCTTTCGAGGATTCTAATCTCATGATCTTGTACAATAAA ATTTCAGCTGCTGACTTTACATGCCCACCTTGGCTTTCTTTTGGTGCCATGAGACTGTTGGCAAGAATCCTGGACCCAAATCCAATGACA CGTATAACTATTCCAGAGATATTGGAGGATGACTGGTTCAAGAAAGGTTACAAGCCTCCAGTATTCAAGGAGAAGTACGAGACGAGCTTGGATGATGTGGATGCCGTGTTCAAGGATGCAGAA GAACATCACGTGatagagaagaaggaagagcagCCAACAACTATGAATGCCTTTGAGCTTATCTCGATGTCAAAGGGGCTTGATCTTGGCAATTTGTTTGACACACAACAG GAATTCAAGAGGGAAACAAGATTCACATCAACATGTCCAGCCAATGAAATCATCAGTAAGATTGAAGAAGCTGCAAAGCCTCTTGGGTTTGATGTTCAGAAAAAGAACTACAAG ATGAGGCTGGAAAATGTAAAAGCTGGGAGGAAGGGGAATCTCAAAGTTGCTACTGAG GTATTTCAAGTGGCTCCATCTCTGCACATGGTTGAG TTCTATAAGAATCTCTCCAACAGCCTCAAGGATGTTGTTTGGATACCTGAGGAGGATGTGAAAGACCAAGCAGCccagagtaagaacacatga
- the LOC103992468 gene encoding CBL-interacting protein kinase 32 isoform X1 translates to MNTTKVKRRVGKYELGRTIGEGTFAKVKFARNVETGEPVAIKILDKEKVLKHKLVEQIKREIATMKLIKHPNVVRIYEVMGSKTKIFIVLEFVTGGELFDKIANHGRMREDEARRYFQQLINAVDYCHSRGVYHRDLKPENLLLDAYGNLKVSDFGLSALSQQVRDDGLFHTTCGTPNYVAPEVLNDRGYDGATADLWSCGVILFVLLAGYLPFEDSNLMILYNKISAADFTCPPWLSFGAMRLLARILDPNPMTRITIPEILEDDWFKKGYKPPVFKEKYETSLDDVDAVFKDAEEHHVIEKKEEQPTTMNAFELISMSKGLDLGNLFDTQQEFKRETRFTSTCPANEIISKIEEAAKPLGFDVQKKNYKMRLENVKAGRKGNLKVATEVFQVAPSLHMVEVRKAKGDTLEFHKFYKNLSNSLKDVVWIPEEDVKDQAAQSKNT, encoded by the exons ATGAACACGACTAAGGTGAAGCGTCGAGTGGGTAAATATGAACTCGGACGTACAATTGGGGAAGGAACATTTGCAAAAGTTAAATTTGCGAGGAACGTTGAGACCGGGGAACCGGTTGCTATCAAGATCCTTGACAAGGAGAAGGTTCTCAAGCACAAGCTGGTTGAACAG ATTAAGCGTGAAATTGCCACGATGAAGTTAATAAAGCATCCTAATGTTGTTCGCATATATGAG GTGATGGGGAGCAAAACAAAGATCTTCATTGTACTTGAATTTGTTACAGGGGGAGAGCTCTTTGACAAAATA GCAAACCACGGTCGCATGAGGGAGGATGAGGCACGAAGATATTTCCAACAACTAATCAATGCTGTCGATTACTGCCACAGCAGGGGAGTCTACCACCGAGATCTCAAA CCAGAAAACTTACTACTTGATGCTTATGGTAACCTGAAAGTTTCAGACTTTGGATTAAGTGCTCTATCACAGCAAGTCAGG GATGATGGCTTGTTTCATACTACTTGTGGCACTCCAAATTATGTTGCTCCAGAG GTTCTCAATGACAGAGGCTATGATGGAGCAACCGCAGATTTGTGGTCATGTGGAGTCATCCTATTTGTTCTACTAGCAGGGTACTTGCCTTTCGAGGATTCTAATCTCATGATCTTGTACAATAAA ATTTCAGCTGCTGACTTTACATGCCCACCTTGGCTTTCTTTTGGTGCCATGAGACTGTTGGCAAGAATCCTGGACCCAAATCCAATGACA CGTATAACTATTCCAGAGATATTGGAGGATGACTGGTTCAAGAAAGGTTACAAGCCTCCAGTATTCAAGGAGAAGTACGAGACGAGCTTGGATGATGTGGATGCCGTGTTCAAGGATGCAGAA GAACATCACGTGatagagaagaaggaagagcagCCAACAACTATGAATGCCTTTGAGCTTATCTCGATGTCAAAGGGGCTTGATCTTGGCAATTTGTTTGACACACAACAG GAATTCAAGAGGGAAACAAGATTCACATCAACATGTCCAGCCAATGAAATCATCAGTAAGATTGAAGAAGCTGCAAAGCCTCTTGGGTTTGATGTTCAGAAAAAGAACTACAAG ATGAGGCTGGAAAATGTAAAAGCTGGGAGGAAGGGGAATCTCAAAGTTGCTACTGAG GTATTTCAAGTGGCTCCATCTCTGCACATGGTTGAGGTAAGAAAAGCTAAAGGAGACACTCTGGAATTCCATAAG TTCTATAAGAATCTCTCCAACAGCCTCAAGGATGTTGTTTGGATACCTGAGGAGGATGTGAAAGACCAAGCAGCccagagtaagaacacatga
- the LOC103992468 gene encoding CBL-interacting protein kinase 32 isoform X3: MNTTKVKRRVGKYELGRTIGEGTFAKVKFARNVETGEPVAIKILDKEKVLKHKLVEQIKREIATMKLIKHPNVVRIYEVMGSKTKIFIVLEFVTGGELFDKIANHGRMREDEARRYFQQLINAVDYCHSRGVYHRDLKDDGLFHTTCGTPNYVAPEVLNDRGYDGATADLWSCGVILFVLLAGYLPFEDSNLMILYNKISAADFTCPPWLSFGAMRLLARILDPNPMTRITIPEILEDDWFKKGYKPPVFKEKYETSLDDVDAVFKDAEEHHVIEKKEEQPTTMNAFELISMSKGLDLGNLFDTQQEFKRETRFTSTCPANEIISKIEEAAKPLGFDVQKKNYKMRLENVKAGRKGNLKVATEVFQVAPSLHMVEVRKAKGDTLEFHKFYKNLSNSLKDVVWIPEEDVKDQAAQSKNT, translated from the exons ATGAACACGACTAAGGTGAAGCGTCGAGTGGGTAAATATGAACTCGGACGTACAATTGGGGAAGGAACATTTGCAAAAGTTAAATTTGCGAGGAACGTTGAGACCGGGGAACCGGTTGCTATCAAGATCCTTGACAAGGAGAAGGTTCTCAAGCACAAGCTGGTTGAACAG ATTAAGCGTGAAATTGCCACGATGAAGTTAATAAAGCATCCTAATGTTGTTCGCATATATGAG GTGATGGGGAGCAAAACAAAGATCTTCATTGTACTTGAATTTGTTACAGGGGGAGAGCTCTTTGACAAAATA GCAAACCACGGTCGCATGAGGGAGGATGAGGCACGAAGATATTTCCAACAACTAATCAATGCTGTCGATTACTGCCACAGCAGGGGAGTCTACCACCGAGATCTCAAA GATGATGGCTTGTTTCATACTACTTGTGGCACTCCAAATTATGTTGCTCCAGAG GTTCTCAATGACAGAGGCTATGATGGAGCAACCGCAGATTTGTGGTCATGTGGAGTCATCCTATTTGTTCTACTAGCAGGGTACTTGCCTTTCGAGGATTCTAATCTCATGATCTTGTACAATAAA ATTTCAGCTGCTGACTTTACATGCCCACCTTGGCTTTCTTTTGGTGCCATGAGACTGTTGGCAAGAATCCTGGACCCAAATCCAATGACA CGTATAACTATTCCAGAGATATTGGAGGATGACTGGTTCAAGAAAGGTTACAAGCCTCCAGTATTCAAGGAGAAGTACGAGACGAGCTTGGATGATGTGGATGCCGTGTTCAAGGATGCAGAA GAACATCACGTGatagagaagaaggaagagcagCCAACAACTATGAATGCCTTTGAGCTTATCTCGATGTCAAAGGGGCTTGATCTTGGCAATTTGTTTGACACACAACAG GAATTCAAGAGGGAAACAAGATTCACATCAACATGTCCAGCCAATGAAATCATCAGTAAGATTGAAGAAGCTGCAAAGCCTCTTGGGTTTGATGTTCAGAAAAAGAACTACAAG ATGAGGCTGGAAAATGTAAAAGCTGGGAGGAAGGGGAATCTCAAAGTTGCTACTGAG GTATTTCAAGTGGCTCCATCTCTGCACATGGTTGAGGTAAGAAAAGCTAAAGGAGACACTCTGGAATTCCATAAG TTCTATAAGAATCTCTCCAACAGCCTCAAGGATGTTGTTTGGATACCTGAGGAGGATGTGAAAGACCAAGCAGCccagagtaagaacacatga